In bacterium, the following are encoded in one genomic region:
- a CDS encoding DEAD/DEAH box helicase — protein MTPYLTPQGRLLLAATGDVALEPALAARLSAAFARSSGHGLLRLGAAELGQPMPPAFGYWREFAGRFVTALCTSPALDEGRPAVAPPPAAELATLAAAAPPMQGAEYLSAEVLGTLWTALGEAFTAELAAAKVPLADFLARLSPEWHRVGRVHFHLAENRPDSLAPFAFLATYTHRLTAQGKAQHLPLGDALREYAGTRNRDKLLSLLLPVQRAAAQCDWLKTMVDSGELYHPLRWSSAEAFRLLTATEMLERAGIIVRMPAGWRAGRPPRPQVTATVGAKAPSLLGADALLDFSMELTLDGRKLSAAEVKAILAGADGLALLRGQWVEIDRERLAAMMDRFQAAARLARAGGLSFAEAMRLLAGTDLGGKAADDDDREWSRVVAGPWLAETLRGLRAPEALAALEPGRELHGTLRPYQSVGLRWLYLLARLRLGACLADDMGLGKTVQVLALLLALRRSESGRKRPNVLVAPASLLANWVSEIERFTPGLKALVAHPSFMPAEELRTLPRRRLAGVDLVITSYGTLLRVPWLTATPWRLAILDEAQAIKNPGAKQTRAVKQLQAQARIALTGTPIENRLGDLWSLFDFINPGLLGSSKEFSVYARRLDERSHNAYGPLRELVRPYILRRLKTDKAIIADLPDKTELKTYCPLSRRQAALYEQAVRELAAKLVSAEAGIERKGLVLASLMRLRQICNHPSQWLGDGTWAEADSGKWSRLRELTEVIAARQEKALVFTQFREVTAPLASFLGDVFGRPGLVLHGETAVAKRRDLVRRFQEDEAVPFFVLSLKAGGLGLNLTAASHVLHFDRRWG, from the coding sequence CTGACCCCATACCTGACACCGCAGGGGCGGCTCCTGCTCGCGGCAACGGGCGACGTGGCGCTGGAGCCCGCGCTCGCTGCGCGCCTCAGCGCCGCCTTCGCGCGCAGCAGTGGGCACGGACTCCTGCGACTGGGCGCCGCGGAGCTTGGCCAGCCCATGCCTCCGGCCTTCGGCTACTGGCGCGAGTTCGCTGGCCGCTTCGTCACCGCCCTGTGCACGAGTCCCGCACTCGACGAAGGCCGGCCGGCGGTGGCGCCCCCACCGGCGGCGGAGCTCGCTACGCTGGCCGCCGCGGCACCGCCGATGCAGGGCGCCGAGTACCTGAGCGCCGAGGTCCTGGGCACGCTCTGGACGGCACTCGGCGAAGCCTTCACCGCCGAACTGGCGGCAGCGAAGGTCCCGCTGGCGGACTTCCTCGCTCGCCTGAGCCCCGAGTGGCACCGGGTCGGACGGGTGCATTTTCACCTTGCCGAGAATCGCCCGGATTCGCTGGCCCCATTCGCCTTCCTCGCGACCTACACCCATCGCCTGACGGCGCAGGGCAAGGCCCAGCACCTTCCCCTCGGTGATGCCTTGCGCGAGTACGCCGGCACCCGCAACCGGGACAAGCTGCTCTCGCTGCTCTTGCCGGTGCAGCGCGCAGCCGCGCAATGCGACTGGCTCAAGACGATGGTCGACAGCGGGGAGCTCTACCACCCCCTGCGCTGGTCGTCCGCGGAGGCTTTCCGACTTCTCACCGCTACTGAGATGCTCGAACGCGCCGGGATCATCGTGCGCATGCCCGCTGGCTGGCGGGCGGGACGGCCGCCGCGGCCGCAGGTAACGGCCACGGTGGGCGCGAAGGCCCCTTCTCTGCTGGGCGCCGATGCCCTGCTCGACTTCAGCATGGAGCTGACGCTCGATGGCCGCAAGCTGAGCGCGGCCGAAGTCAAGGCGATCCTGGCCGGGGCGGACGGCCTCGCCCTCCTCCGCGGCCAGTGGGTCGAGATCGACCGCGAGCGCCTCGCGGCGATGATGGACCGCTTCCAGGCGGCCGCGCGGCTCGCGCGGGCGGGCGGCCTCTCCTTCGCCGAGGCGATGCGCTTGCTCGCGGGCACGGACTTGGGAGGAAAGGCGGCGGACGACGACGATCGCGAGTGGTCGCGGGTTGTCGCCGGACCTTGGCTCGCGGAAACGCTGAGGGGCCTGCGTGCGCCCGAGGCACTGGCGGCGCTCGAACCGGGTCGCGAGCTGCACGGCACGCTGCGGCCCTACCAGTCGGTCGGCCTGCGCTGGCTGTACCTGCTGGCCCGGCTCCGCCTGGGCGCCTGTCTCGCCGACGACATGGGCCTCGGCAAGACCGTCCAGGTGCTCGCCCTGCTGCTGGCGCTGCGGCGGAGCGAGAGCGGACGAAAGCGGCCGAACGTGCTGGTAGCGCCGGCCTCTCTACTCGCCAACTGGGTGTCCGAAATCGAGCGTTTCACGCCCGGACTCAAGGCCCTCGTCGCCCATCCCTCGTTCATGCCGGCGGAGGAACTAAGGACCCTGCCCCGCCGGCGGCTCGCGGGAGTCGATTTGGTGATCACGAGCTACGGCACGCTCCTGCGCGTTCCCTGGCTGACGGCCACACCCTGGCGCCTGGCGATCCTCGATGAGGCGCAGGCGATCAAAAACCCGGGCGCCAAGCAGACGCGGGCCGTCAAGCAGCTCCAGGCGCAGGCGCGGATCGCTCTGACAGGAACGCCGATCGAAAACCGGCTTGGCGACCTGTGGTCCCTCTTCGATTTCATCAACCCGGGCTTGCTCGGCTCAAGCAAGGAGTTCAGCGTCTACGCTCGCCGCCTCGACGAGCGCAGCCACAATGCCTATGGCCCCCTGCGCGAGCTGGTGCGGCCCTATATCCTGCGCCGGCTCAAGACCGACAAGGCCATCATCGCAGACTTGCCCGACAAGACCGAGCTCAAGACCTACTGCCCGCTCAGCCGCAGGCAGGCAGCGCTCTACGAGCAGGCGGTGAGGGAGCTGGCCGCGAAGCTCGTGAGCGCCGAGGCGGGGATCGAGCGCAAGGGCTTGGTGCTCGCTTCGCTGATGCGGCTCAGGCAGATCTGCAACCATCCCTCGCAGTGGCTGGGCGACGGCACCTGGGCGGAGGCGGACAGCGGCAAGTGGTCCCGCCTGCGCGAATTGACCGAGGTGATCGCCGCCAGGCAGGAGAAGGCGCTCGTCTTCACGCAGTTTCGCGAGGTGACCGCGCCGCTGGCGTCCTTTCTGGGCGATGTCTTCGGCCGGCCCGGGCTGGTGCTGCACGGCGAGACCGCGGTGGCGAAGCGGCGGGACCTGGTGCGGCGATTCCAGGAGGACGAGGCCGTGCCCTTCTTCGTGCTGTCCCTCAAGGCTGGCGGTCTGGGCCTCAATCTCACAGCCGCCTCGCACGTGCTGCACTTCGATCGCCGGTGGGG